From the genome of Danio rerio strain Tuebingen ecotype United States chromosome 2, GRCz12tu, whole genome shotgun sequence, one region includes:
- the zgc:55943 gene encoding uncharacterized protein LOC406337 isoform 2 (isoform 2 is encoded by transcript variant 2), whose amino-acid sequence MGCTSAKQLSSVPSDEEGRDEYKLKGVEKVKYMHGEEEHTNTRNQENLEKSTLLHKGRHKDATGNGNKISIHSSESQQEFFRMLDEKIEKGRDYCSEDEDMT is encoded by the exons ATGGGCTGCACCTCAGCCAAGCAGTTGTCATCTGTACCCAGTGATGAAGAGGGCCGGG ATGAGTACAAGCTGAAAGGAGTTGAGAAGGTGAAGTACATGCATGGAGAAGAGGAGCACACGAATACCAGAAACCAAGAGAActtg GAAAAGAGCACACTTTTGCACAAGGGCCGGCATAAAGATGCCACCGGAAATGGAAATAAGAtaag TATCCACTCTTCAGAAAGCCAGCAGGAGTTCTTCAGGATGCTGGATGAGAAGATTGAAAAG GGACGGGACTACTGCTCGGAGGACGAGGATATGACATAG
- the zgc:55943 gene encoding uncharacterized protein LOC406337 isoform 1 (isoform 1 is encoded by transcript variant 1), whose protein sequence is MGCTSAKQLSSVPSDEEGRGKAYSNGDAFSDEYKLKGVEKVKYMHGEEEHTNTRNQENLEKSTLLHKGRHKDATGNGNKISIHSSESQQEFFRMLDEKIEKGRDYCSEDEDMT, encoded by the exons ATGGGCTGCACCTCAGCCAAGCAGTTGTCATCTGTACCCAGTGATGAAGAGGGCCGGGGTAAGGCCTACAGCAACGGAGATGCCTTCTCCG ATGAGTACAAGCTGAAAGGAGTTGAGAAGGTGAAGTACATGCATGGAGAAGAGGAGCACACGAATACCAGAAACCAAGAGAActtg GAAAAGAGCACACTTTTGCACAAGGGCCGGCATAAAGATGCCACCGGAAATGGAAATAAGAtaag TATCCACTCTTCAGAAAGCCAGCAGGAGTTCTTCAGGATGCTGGATGAGAAGATTGAAAAG GGACGGGACTACTGCTCGGAGGACGAGGATATGACATAG